Proteins from a single region of Dasypus novemcinctus isolate mDasNov1 chromosome 16, mDasNov1.1.hap2, whole genome shotgun sequence:
- the LOC101420710 gene encoding olfactory receptor 2T33-like, translating into MEKRNTTSDFLLLGLFRYTRVHLFLFTGVLTITISSLLGNALMILLIHRDHKLHTPMYFLLSQLSLMDMMLVCTIVPKMAAGFLTGKKSISPAGCGLQIFVSLTLGGGESFLLAAMSYDRYVAVCHPLRYPVLMSWQLCLRMTAGSWFLGAADGLMQAAATLSFPYCSAHEINHFFCEAPMLVRLACADTSVFENFMYICCVLMLLVPFSLILTSYSLILAAVLHMRSTEARQKAFTTCSSHLAVVGLFYGAAIFIYMRPKSYRSANHDKIVSAFYTIVTPALNPLIYSLRNNEVKGALRKWVGKWADLKPQSHSSKLLNVKYT; encoded by the coding sequence ATGGAGAAGAGAAACACCACCTCAGATTTCCTACTCCTAGGACTCTTTAGATACACAAGAGTCCATCTCTTTCTCTTTACAGGGGTGCTGACAATAACGATATCTTCCCTGCTGGGCAATGCCCTCATGATTCTCCTCATCCACCGGGACCATAAGcttcacacacccatgtactttcTACTGAGCCAACTTTCCCTCATGGACATGATGCTGGTATGCACCATTGtgcccaaaatggctgctggattTCTGACTGGCAAAAAATCTATCTCCCCTGCTGGGTGCGGTTTACAGATCTTTGTCTCTCTCACTCTGGGTGGTGGAGAGAGTTTCCTCCTGGCAGccatgtcctatgaccgctatgtggctgTTTGTCACCCTCTGCGATATCCCGTCCTCATGAGCTGGCAATTATGCTTGAGAATGACTGCAGGGTCCTGGTTCCTGGGAGCAGCTGATGGGCTCATGCAGGCGGCTGCTACGCTGAGCTTCCCATATTGCAGTGCACATGAGATCAATCATTTCTTCTGCGAGGCCCCTATGCTGGTGCGCTTGGCTTGTGCTGACACTTCAGTCTTCGAAAATTTCATGTATATCTGCTGCGTGTTAATGCTCCTGGTCCCCTTTTCCCTCATCCTGACATCCTATAGTCTAATCCTAGCTGCTGTTCTCCACATGCGGTCCACAGAAGCCCGCCAAAAGGCTTTTACCACCTGCTCATCACATTTGGCTGTGGTGGGACTGTTTTATGGAGCTGCTATTTTTATTTACATGAGACCCAAATCTTACAGGTCAGCTAACCATGACAAGATTGTGTCTGCTTTTTATACTATTGTCACCCCTGCTCTGAACCCCCTCATCTATAGTCTGAGAAACAATGAGGTGAAGGGAGCCTTGAGGAAATGGGTGGGGAAATGGGCTGACTTAAAACCTCAGTCCCACAGTTCAAAGTTACTCAATGTAAAATATACGTAA